A single region of the Candidatus Fermentibacter sp. genome encodes:
- the ispD gene encoding 2-C-methyl-D-erythritol 4-phosphate cytidylyltransferase, translating to MKPTERPRWGCIIVAAGRSDRFGGGVPKQFLPLGGRPVLHWSIETAMSAGGIEDVCVVLPPGLAGDDLPRGVTVAAGGARRRDSAASGLAALGDCTHLLVHDAARPLASRALFRRVMAACLESGAAVPAVPVTDTLKKVSGGLIEATVDRTGIMRSQTPQGFERGLLEAALESGGDFTDEAQAVEASGARVARVEGEETNIKITTPMDMELVRALSQGCGSRTGIGLDFHPFDESRPLVLCGCRLDDRGGLSGHSDGDAALHAVMDAILSASRLGDIGTLFPPSDPAFEGADSSVLLREVTGRAAGEGWRVESLDLTIIGERPRISLVREELRLELARALGLPTDAVWIKGTTTNTLGALGRGEGLGALALVEISRRVVRG from the coding sequence ATGAAGCCGACTGAACGGCCCCGCTGGGGCTGCATCATCGTTGCCGCCGGCAGGAGCGACAGGTTCGGAGGCGGGGTCCCGAAGCAGTTCCTCCCCCTCGGAGGCAGGCCGGTCCTTCACTGGAGCATCGAGACGGCGATGTCCGCCGGCGGCATCGAGGATGTCTGCGTAGTCCTCCCGCCCGGTCTCGCGGGCGACGACCTGCCCCGGGGAGTGACCGTCGCGGCAGGGGGTGCCAGGAGGCGCGATTCGGCGGCCAGCGGGCTGGCGGCCCTCGGTGACTGCACGCACCTGCTGGTCCATGATGCCGCAAGGCCCCTCGCCTCCAGGGCCCTCTTCAGGCGGGTCATGGCGGCATGTCTCGAATCCGGGGCCGCCGTGCCCGCAGTCCCGGTCACCGACACCCTGAAGAAGGTGTCGGGGGGGCTGATCGAGGCCACCGTAGACAGGACCGGGATCATGAGGAGCCAGACCCCCCAGGGCTTCGAGAGGGGGCTCCTGGAGGCCGCGCTGGAGTCGGGGGGCGACTTCACCGACGAGGCGCAGGCCGTGGAGGCTTCCGGGGCGCGCGTCGCACGGGTCGAGGGCGAGGAGACCAACATCAAGATCACCACGCCGATGGACATGGAACTCGTGCGGGCGCTCTCGCAGGGATGCGGGAGCAGGACGGGCATCGGGCTCGACTTCCATCCCTTCGACGAATCCAGGCCGCTCGTCCTCTGCGGATGCAGGCTGGACGATCGGGGCGGGCTCAGCGGACACTCCGACGGCGATGCCGCGCTGCATGCCGTGATGGATGCGATCCTCTCCGCGTCGAGGCTGGGCGACATCGGCACGCTCTTCCCCCCTTCTGACCCCGCCTTCGAGGGGGCCGACAGCTCGGTCCTCCTGCGCGAGGTGACCGGCAGGGCGGCCGGTGAGGGCTGGCGGGTCGAGTCGCTCGACCTGACGATCATCGGCGAGAGGCCCAGGATCTCCCTGGTGAGGGAGGAGCTCAGGCTGGAGCTTGCCCGGGCGCTCGGGCTCCCGACGGACGCGGTCTGGATCAAGGGGACCACGACCAACACTCTCGGGGCCCTGGGCCGCGGCGAGGGCCTGGGTGCACTGGCGCTCGTGGAGATCTCCAGGCGGGTCGTGCGGGGGTGA
- a CDS encoding glycogen synthase yields the protein MRILHAASEVHPFSMTGGLASVASSLPSALRAAGHDAAVVTPLHRQDGIDLEWLDGPFRTPGGMEFGLGRSEIPGTGCPVYFVASNEFFNRPGLYGPSESEPYQDNAARFSFFCGAVLEAASRLGGFDVIHCHDWHTGLLPAMSRLSGGPPTVFTIHNLAFQGTFPMDQYPVTGLPEEYRGIDGLEYHGGFSFMKGAILFADAVTTVSPTYAAEVTTSEGGAGMDGLLLARMSDGGLRGILNGIDCDLWGPEDDPSISPWFTSDSLRRRGGCRQALASECGLEIPAGALLAGVVSRLTWQKGLDLVLPALERLIADGRLVLAVLGTGEPWIEGPLASASWRFPGRVFFKRGYDDPLSRRIYAGSDIFLMPSRFEPCGLSQMIAMRYGAVPVVRRTGGLADTVPDVSGGGCGFVFDSAEPEALREAVGRAAAAAADPRAWRALQRRAMRIDNSWKARVPSYLELYRLVAGGAGV from the coding sequence ATGAGGATACTCCACGCAGCTTCCGAGGTTCATCCGTTCTCGATGACAGGCGGCCTCGCGAGCGTGGCCTCCTCTCTCCCGTCCGCGCTCCGCGCCGCAGGTCACGACGCTGCGGTGGTCACGCCCCTCCACAGGCAGGACGGCATCGATCTCGAATGGCTCGACGGCCCGTTCAGGACTCCCGGCGGGATGGAGTTCGGCCTCGGCAGGAGCGAGATCCCCGGTACGGGATGTCCCGTCTACTTCGTGGCGAGCAACGAGTTCTTCAACAGGCCCGGGCTCTACGGCCCCTCGGAATCGGAACCCTATCAGGACAACGCCGCCAGGTTCTCGTTCTTCTGCGGCGCCGTGCTGGAAGCCGCTTCCCGGCTGGGCGGCTTCGACGTGATCCACTGCCACGACTGGCATACCGGCCTCCTGCCGGCCATGAGCAGGCTCTCGGGCGGCCCCCCGACCGTCTTCACGATCCATAATCTCGCCTTCCAGGGCACCTTCCCCATGGACCAGTACCCTGTGACGGGCCTCCCGGAGGAGTACCGCGGCATCGACGGCCTCGAGTACCACGGCGGGTTCAGCTTCATGAAGGGTGCCATCCTCTTTGCCGATGCGGTCACCACCGTGAGCCCGACCTATGCCGCGGAGGTGACGACCAGCGAGGGCGGAGCCGGCATGGACGGGCTCCTGCTGGCGAGGATGTCGGACGGAGGTCTCAGGGGGATCCTCAACGGCATAGACTGCGACCTCTGGGGGCCCGAGGACGATCCCTCGATCAGCCCGTGGTTCACCTCCGACAGCCTGCGCAGGCGCGGCGGTTGCAGGCAGGCCCTCGCCTCCGAGTGCGGTCTCGAGATCCCCGCCGGGGCTCTGCTGGCCGGCGTCGTGTCGCGGCTGACCTGGCAGAAGGGGCTCGACCTCGTGCTTCCCGCCCTGGAGAGGCTCATCGCCGACGGGAGGCTCGTGCTGGCCGTCCTCGGAACGGGCGAGCCCTGGATAGAGGGGCCCCTCGCCTCGGCATCCTGGCGTTTCCCCGGCCGCGTCTTCTTCAAGCGGGGATACGACGACCCGCTGTCGCGGCGCATCTACGCCGGATCGGACATCTTCCTCATGCCCAGCAGGTTCGAACCCTGCGGCCTCTCGCAGATGATAGCGATGAGATACGGAGCGGTACCCGTCGTCCGCAGGACCGGCGGGCTGGCGGACACCGTGCCCGACGTCTCCGGGGGCGGTTGCGGCTTCGTCTTCGACAGCGCCGAGCCCGAAGCGCTCAGGGAGGCGGTGGGCAGGGCAGCAGCAGCAGCCGCCGATCCCAGGGCGTGGCGGGCCCTGCAGAGGAGGGCGATGAGGATCGACAACTCCTGGAAGGCCAGGGTCCCCTCATATCTCGAACTCTACAGGCTCGTCGCCGGAGGGGCCGGGGTGTGA
- a CDS encoding TolC family protein yields MNPILIMLASAGALAGRPVDLAGWVSMALDGSGDVVRAEAAVEQAGAAYSGTRAALLPQLVFSASAGHNWSSTEIEPAGVLETESDRFTAGLTLSQEILRSGGSSWLELHSASLGREQAAYRLESAVLLLQRSVAAAYYETVGSLMLVQSSRAALERSGAILSRIEMLYELGAARELELLEARMQESSDRLALLRSEQSMTQSLTELRRVSGLSGDTTFTVDTAAVLTPLSRDAILGLPSDYSDNPDLHAARLSLESSEIDLSSARRAYWPSLGASASWGWSDDEFEPGDAHMNDSWSVGLNLSWSIFDGWLRESRIQSASAGRLSSEAEVRSAEDDVAASVRAAYDNLLASSDNLDLAEMTLEYARRRMDLSQLSYELGDMAVTDLLDAQAALSQAEAGLVTARTSCLVAEVDYWVLLGRSPRLGE; encoded by the coding sequence ATGAACCCTATCCTTATAATGCTGGCCTCGGCCGGCGCACTCGCCGGCAGGCCGGTGGACCTTGCCGGCTGGGTGTCCATGGCCCTGGACGGCTCGGGTGACGTGGTCCGGGCGGAAGCGGCGGTCGAACAGGCCGGCGCGGCCTATTCGGGCACCAGGGCGGCCCTGCTGCCGCAGCTCGTCTTCAGCGCATCCGCGGGGCACAACTGGTCGTCGACGGAGATCGAGCCGGCCGGTGTCCTGGAGACGGAATCGGACCGCTTCACGGCCGGGCTGACCCTCAGCCAGGAGATACTGCGTTCGGGCGGTTCGAGCTGGCTCGAACTGCACTCCGCATCTCTGGGAAGGGAACAGGCGGCATACCGGCTCGAATCCGCCGTGCTCCTGCTCCAGAGGTCGGTAGCGGCGGCCTACTACGAGACGGTGGGTTCGCTGATGCTCGTGCAGTCCTCGCGCGCCGCCCTGGAGCGCAGCGGGGCGATCCTGAGCAGGATCGAGATGCTCTACGAGCTTGGTGCGGCCCGCGAACTCGAGCTTCTGGAGGCCCGCATGCAGGAATCCTCCGACAGACTGGCCCTCCTCAGGAGCGAACAGTCCATGACGCAGTCCCTGACCGAGCTGAGAAGGGTGTCGGGGCTCTCGGGCGACACCACGTTCACGGTCGATACGGCGGCAGTGCTGACTCCTCTCTCCCGTGACGCCATCCTCGGCCTTCCATCCGATTACTCCGACAATCCCGACCTCCACGCCGCCAGGCTCTCCCTCGAGTCCTCCGAGATCGACCTGAGCTCGGCCCGCAGAGCCTACTGGCCCTCCCTCGGCGCGAGCGCGTCCTGGGGCTGGAGCGACGACGAATTCGAACCCGGGGACGCCCACATGAACGACTCCTGGAGCGTGGGCCTGAACCTGTCGTGGTCCATCTTCGACGGCTGGCTGAGGGAGAGCCGCATCCAGTCGGCGAGCGCCGGGCGCCTTTCTTCCGAAGCCGAGGTCAGGTCGGCCGAGGACGATGTAGCCGCGTCCGTCAGGGCGGCCTACGACAACCTCCTGGCCTCCTCGGACAATCTCGATCTCGCGGAGATGACGCTGGAATACGCCAGGCGCAGGATGGACCTGTCGCAGCTCAGCTACGAGCTGGGCGACATGGCTGTCACCGACCTGCTCGACGCGCAGGCCGCCCTTTCCCAGGCGGAGGCGGGTCTCGTGACGGCGAGGACTTCTTGCCTCGTCGCTGAGGTCGATTACTGGGTGCTCCTCGGCAGGAGCCCGAGGCTCGGAGAGTGA
- a CDS encoding efflux RND transporter periplasmic adaptor subunit, which yields MAERKRPRRAIWIIAGIVVLAVVISIVARPKGGGTPVMVAVADSGSLEEKASGSGWLEGVSRVEISAEQMGIIDSIYVSEGDTVRVGQILLTLDQSSAVTAVNDASAAVYAADITRDQAARQYERMLALGEAGLASDEEIMQALEARQTAQARLQQACAARESASETLEKTSYSSPIDGVVTALNVEEGEMAVVGTMNNPGTVLLKIEDMSRFVVRVTMVESEVVSVGQGMPAEVTLDALQDTVFAGTVTSVGLAAENETSVMAGEVAEYEVTIELDGGDPRLRSGMSASVDIITATSGDCVFVPVQCVVPRPDPADSTAEMDAVLRISGGVVEVVPVVTGVSGAMDIEVLGISAGDSVVSGPVEALRDLADGERIRTESQGGRPRRR from the coding sequence ATGGCCGAAAGGAAGAGACCCAGGAGAGCGATCTGGATTATCGCCGGCATAGTGGTGCTGGCGGTCGTGATCTCCATCGTCGCGAGGCCGAAGGGCGGCGGCACGCCCGTCATGGTCGCCGTGGCGGACAGCGGCAGCCTAGAGGAGAAGGCCAGCGGCAGCGGCTGGCTCGAGGGCGTCTCGCGCGTCGAGATAAGCGCCGAGCAGATGGGCATCATCGACAGCATCTACGTGAGCGAGGGCGACACCGTCAGAGTCGGGCAGATCCTCCTGACGCTCGACCAGAGCAGCGCCGTCACTGCGGTGAACGATGCCTCGGCTGCGGTCTACGCGGCGGACATCACACGCGACCAGGCCGCGAGGCAGTACGAGAGGATGCTCGCGCTGGGTGAAGCCGGGCTGGCCAGCGACGAGGAGATAATGCAGGCGCTGGAGGCCAGGCAGACCGCGCAGGCAAGGCTCCAGCAGGCCTGTGCGGCCCGCGAGAGCGCCTCGGAGACTCTCGAGAAGACTTCGTACTCGTCGCCCATCGACGGCGTGGTCACGGCCCTCAATGTCGAAGAGGGCGAGATGGCCGTGGTCGGGACCATGAACAACCCCGGGACGGTCCTGCTCAAGATCGAGGACATGTCGCGCTTCGTAGTCCGGGTGACGATGGTGGAGAGCGAAGTCGTGAGCGTCGGGCAGGGCATGCCCGCCGAGGTCACGCTCGATGCGCTCCAGGATACCGTTTTCGCGGGCACGGTCACGAGCGTCGGGCTCGCCGCCGAGAACGAGACCTCGGTCATGGCCGGCGAGGTGGCCGAGTACGAGGTCACCATCGAGCTCGACGGCGGTGATCCCAGGCTGCGTTCCGGGATGTCCGCGTCCGTCGACATCATCACCGCCACCTCCGGCGACTGCGTCTTCGTCCCTGTGCAGTGCGTGGTCCCCAGGCCCGACCCCGCCGACAGCACGGCCGAGATGGACGCCGTGCTGAGGATTTCGGGCGGCGTGGTGGAAGTAGTACCCGTCGTCACCGGCGTTTCCGGAGCGATGGACATCGAGGTCCTCGGCATATCCGCCGGCGACAGCGTCGTATCCGGGCCGGTGGAGGCCCTGCGCGACCTGGCCGACGGGGAGAGGATCAGAACGGAGAGCCAGGGTGGCCGGCCCCGCCGTCGTTGA
- a CDS encoding ABC transporter ATP-binding protein, whose product MAGPAVVDARGIRKSYRMGEVEVEALRGVDLRIDPGEFSCIMGASGSGKSTLLNIVGCLDRPTSGTFSLMDRSVDSMEDGDLAEVRNRFIGFVFQTFNLLPRSSALQNVELPLVYARVQSRERRERAMAMLEKVGLASRAGHRPNQLSGGERQRVAIARALVTRPALLLADEPTGNLDSRTGRVIMEMFHSIHSEGNTILLVTHDPEIAREAGRVVRIKDGLIESDTRS is encoded by the coding sequence GTGGCCGGCCCCGCCGTCGTTGATGCCAGGGGGATCAGGAAGTCCTACCGGATGGGGGAGGTCGAGGTAGAGGCGCTCCGGGGCGTCGACCTGCGGATCGACCCGGGCGAGTTCTCGTGCATCATGGGGGCCTCGGGATCGGGCAAGAGCACCCTCCTCAACATCGTGGGCTGCCTGGACAGGCCCACCTCCGGGACCTTCAGCCTCATGGACCGCTCGGTGGACTCGATGGAAGACGGCGACCTGGCCGAAGTCAGGAACAGGTTCATCGGCTTCGTGTTCCAGACCTTCAACCTGCTGCCCCGCTCGTCGGCCCTGCAGAACGTGGAGCTGCCCCTGGTGTACGCGAGGGTGCAGTCGCGCGAGAGGCGCGAGAGGGCCATGGCGATGCTCGAAAAGGTGGGGCTCGCGTCCAGGGCCGGACACAGGCCGAACCAGCTCTCCGGAGGCGAGAGGCAGAGGGTGGCGATAGCGCGGGCCCTCGTGACGCGCCCCGCCCTTCTCCTCGCCGACGAGCCGACGGGCAACCTGGACAGCAGGACCGGGCGCGTCATCATGGAGATGTTCCACAGCATCCATTCCGAGGGCAACACGATCCTCCTCGTAACCCACGACCCCGAGATCGCCAGGGAGGCCGGCAGGGTGGTGCGCATCAAGGACGGCCTCATAGAGAGCGATACGCGCAGCTGA
- a CDS encoding ABC transporter permease → MMLPEAAASALGSLRNNRLRSALTSLGVMVGVTSVVSLVGLVTGLSNYVGEQFDTVVGARVFEISRFNSGFDDMESWLRSRTWPRLTADDAERLSEMMTTAEGVTWRVGTSRSVSNGGRTAEGIWIRGLAPTELDVGGTTIATGRFFTEAEDGNRARVCILGSSLADSLGTPPSLIGSDVSIGGERFTVIGIAEPLGSIFGQALDDYAAIPFSTFVSLFATPGRDVEIAVLPRADVSQEESQEEARQILRRLRGIPWDGEDNFYITNQQAMLDSMNQIMGGAAIVTIGIAAISLLVGGIGIMNIMLVSVTERTREIGTRRALGATRGDIVSQFLVESVVISLIGGVLGLLAGFAIVTAADALTPVPASASPFAALLAIAFSSGVGLVFGIYPSWKAAGLDPVEALRYE, encoded by the coding sequence ATGATGCTACCCGAGGCGGCAGCGAGCGCTCTGGGCTCGCTCCGGAACAACAGGCTGCGCAGCGCCCTGACGTCGCTCGGCGTCATGGTCGGCGTAACGTCGGTCGTGTCGCTGGTGGGCCTGGTCACGGGGCTCTCGAACTACGTCGGCGAGCAGTTCGACACCGTCGTGGGCGCCCGCGTCTTCGAGATCAGCCGCTTCAACAGCGGTTTCGACGACATGGAGTCATGGCTCCGGTCGAGGACCTGGCCGCGCCTGACCGCGGACGATGCCGAGCGGCTCTCGGAGATGATGACTACCGCCGAGGGCGTGACCTGGAGGGTTGGTACGTCCCGTTCCGTGTCCAACGGCGGGCGGACCGCCGAGGGGATATGGATCAGGGGCCTCGCCCCCACCGAGCTCGACGTCGGTGGGACCACGATCGCGACGGGCCGGTTCTTCACCGAGGCGGAAGACGGGAACCGGGCCAGGGTCTGCATCCTCGGCTCCTCCCTGGCCGACTCGCTCGGGACGCCCCCGTCCCTGATAGGTTCAGACGTCTCGATAGGCGGCGAGCGGTTCACCGTGATCGGCATAGCCGAGCCACTGGGGAGCATTTTCGGCCAGGCCCTCGACGACTACGCCGCCATCCCCTTCTCCACGTTCGTGAGCCTTTTCGCCACCCCGGGCCGTGACGTCGAGATAGCGGTCCTTCCCAGGGCCGATGTCTCCCAGGAGGAGAGCCAGGAGGAGGCCAGGCAGATCCTCAGGAGGCTCAGGGGCATCCCCTGGGACGGGGAGGACAACTTTTACATCACGAACCAGCAGGCCATGCTCGATTCGATGAATCAGATAATGGGCGGCGCGGCCATAGTGACCATAGGGATAGCAGCAATCTCGCTCCTCGTGGGCGGGATAGGCATCATGAACATCATGCTCGTCAGCGTAACCGAACGCACCCGCGAGATCGGGACCCGGCGGGCGCTCGGCGCCACCAGGGGCGACATCGTGAGTCAGTTCCTCGTCGAGTCGGTGGTCATCTCCCTCATCGGCGGGGTGCTCGGCCTCCTGGCGGGATTCGCGATCGTCACCGCCGCGGACGCTCTGACGCCCGTACCTGCGTCTGCGAGCCCGTTCGCCGCGCTGCTCGCCATAGCGTTCTCCTCGGGAGTCGGTCTAGTCTTCGGCATCTATCCGTCCTGGAAGGCCGCCGGGCTCGATCCGGTGGAGGCCCTCAGGTATGAATAG
- a CDS encoding ABC transporter permease: MNRRAYRFQTALKLEMENVVSALRTLWANRMRSVLTTTGIVIGVMTVTGVASLVQGLNRQVTEALGGLGASTVYIQKTPGVMMGGSREYWRRQDFRFEDVEALMQLEGVAAAVPETDYFILLKAPDGMEIAVALTGTTQDYPLVSHKSTVMGRFFTEYEVDSRRDVCVLGADVAERIYGSADPTGSIMDVGGRRMAVLGVMESFGEVMGETRDNIIFIPYTVFGNWADPRDHLSLAVEIESGADMDRMLERIEACMRRLRGLSLDEDNDFELVTADQLLETYANISAGIYAAMLAISAIALIVGSIGIANIMLVSVTERTREIGLRKALGAKSAQILIQFLTESVILGLVGGILGIMAGSLLALGVSALTPIPAGLEAWSVVVAVLVSAMVGVGAGVFPAMRAARLEPVRALGYNQ; the protein is encoded by the coding sequence ATGAATAGGCGCGCATACCGCTTCCAGACCGCGCTCAAGCTCGAGATGGAGAACGTCGTATCCGCGCTGCGCACGCTCTGGGCCAACAGGATGCGCAGCGTGCTGACCACGACGGGCATCGTCATCGGGGTAATGACGGTGACAGGGGTGGCCAGCCTCGTGCAGGGGCTGAACAGGCAGGTCACCGAAGCCCTGGGCGGGCTCGGGGCGAGCACTGTCTACATCCAGAAGACGCCGGGCGTCATGATGGGCGGCTCGAGGGAGTACTGGCGCAGGCAGGACTTCAGGTTCGAGGACGTGGAAGCGCTCATGCAGCTCGAGGGGGTCGCCGCCGCAGTTCCGGAGACCGACTATTTCATCCTGCTCAAGGCTCCGGACGGCATGGAGATAGCCGTAGCCCTGACCGGTACCACCCAGGACTATCCGCTGGTCAGCCACAAGAGCACCGTCATGGGCAGGTTCTTCACGGAATACGAGGTCGACTCCCGCCGTGACGTCTGCGTGCTCGGGGCCGACGTGGCCGAGCGGATCTACGGCTCCGCGGATCCCACCGGGTCGATCATGGACGTCGGGGGCAGGCGCATGGCCGTCCTGGGCGTGATGGAGAGCTTCGGCGAGGTGATGGGCGAGACCCGCGACAATATCATCTTCATACCGTACACCGTGTTCGGGAACTGGGCCGACCCCCGTGACCATCTGTCGCTCGCGGTCGAGATCGAATCCGGGGCCGACATGGACAGGATGCTCGAGCGCATCGAGGCCTGCATGAGGCGCCTCCGCGGGCTCTCCCTCGACGAGGACAACGATTTCGAGCTCGTCACGGCCGACCAGCTCCTGGAGACCTACGCCAACATCTCCGCAGGAATCTATGCCGCGATGCTGGCCATTTCCGCCATCGCGCTGATCGTGGGCTCCATCGGCATAGCCAACATCATGCTGGTGAGCGTCACCGAGCGGACCCGGGAGATCGGCCTCCGCAAGGCCCTTGGTGCGAAGAGCGCACAGATCCTGATCCAGTTCCTGACCGAATCCGTCATACTCGGGCTGGTCGGAGGGATCCTCGGCATCATGGCCGGCTCTCTCCTCGCGCTGGGCGTCTCGGCCCTGACCCCCATCCCCGCCGGGCTCGAAGCCTGGAGCGTGGTAGTGGCAGTGCTCGTCAGCGCGATGGTGGGCGTCGGGGCCGGGGTGTTCCCCGCGATGAGGGCGGCAAGGCTCGAGCCTGTGCGGGCCCTGGGCTACAACCAGTGA
- a CDS encoding ACP S-malonyltransferase, which produces MAKTAFLFPGQGSQRVGMASHLAGRPAAGSLLARLDELASAPGLLSLVNEGPEELLTRTDNVQPAITAVSLAILAVLEEAGVEASAAAGNSLGEYPALVAAGVLSPGDALSLTRIRGVLMQQCADSYPGGMVALIGATREMADAAVAAAQDSGPIGIANINSEGQIVLSGSTAAVEAASLAARASGVRRVIPLKVSGAWHSPLMREAAEGLARALDRVPFGDPAMPVMANVTADFTGSGAEARSLLIGQVTSPVLWAASMRRLVGQGYDTFVEVGPGSVLQGLMKGFEGIRLFGTSTAESLEETIGVLSGA; this is translated from the coding sequence ATGGCGAAGACAGCTTTCCTCTTCCCGGGACAGGGCTCCCAGCGCGTCGGCATGGCGTCCCACCTGGCCGGGCGCCCTGCGGCCGGATCCCTTCTCGCCCGGCTGGACGAGCTCGCGTCCGCTCCGGGGCTCCTCTCCCTGGTGAACGAAGGTCCCGAGGAACTCCTGACTAGGACCGACAACGTGCAGCCTGCCATCACCGCGGTGAGCCTGGCGATACTCGCCGTGCTCGAGGAGGCCGGAGTGGAGGCATCCGCGGCCGCCGGCAACAGCCTCGGCGAGTACCCGGCCCTCGTGGCCGCCGGGGTCCTGTCGCCCGGTGACGCCCTGTCGCTCACGAGGATCAGGGGCGTGCTCATGCAGCAGTGCGCCGACAGTTACCCCGGGGGCATGGTCGCCCTGATCGGGGCCACGCGGGAGATGGCCGACGCTGCAGTGGCCGCCGCGCAGGATTCCGGCCCGATCGGTATAGCCAACATCAATTCCGAGGGGCAGATCGTCCTCTCGGGGTCGACGGCCGCGGTGGAGGCCGCCTCCCTGGCCGCGCGGGCCTCGGGCGTGAGGAGGGTGATCCCGCTCAAGGTCTCGGGGGCCTGGCACTCCCCGCTGATGAGGGAGGCCGCAGAGGGCCTCGCACGGGCCCTGGACCGCGTGCCATTCGGAGATCCCGCCATGCCGGTCATGGCCAACGTCACCGCCGATTTCACGGGCTCCGGCGCCGAGGCGAGATCGCTCCTGATAGGCCAGGTCACCTCGCCGGTGCTCTGGGCCGCGTCCATGCGCCGTCTGGTGGGGCAGGGCTACGACACCTTCGTGGAGGTCGGCCCCGGAAGCGTCCTTCAGGGGCTGATGAAGGGGTTCGAGGGGATCAGGCTCTTCGGCACATCCACCGCCGAATCCCTCGAGGAGACGATCGGGGTGTTGTCCGGGGCCTGA